Proteins co-encoded in one Alphaproteobacteria bacterium PA2 genomic window:
- a CDS encoding acyl dehydratase — translation MALSAKNLKVGDVHTAKLVEDLKRTQIVQYAGSSGDYNPLHTDEIFTTQVAGYPSVFAHGMLTMGMTGKMLTDYVGDARLTKYGVRFTSQVFPGDDLEAKATVKALSEKDGVMLVELDVSTTNQNGVEVLSGYAEARIDA, via the coding sequence ATGGCCCTCAGTGCAAAAAACCTGAAGGTGGGCGACGTCCACACCGCCAAGCTGGTGGAAGACCTCAAGCGCACCCAGATCGTCCAGTACGCCGGCTCTTCAGGGGATTATAACCCCCTGCACACCGACGAAATCTTCACCACCCAGGTGGCTGGGTATCCCAGCGTCTTCGCCCACGGCATGCTGACCATGGGCATGACCGGCAAGATGCTCACCGACTATGTGGGTGACGCCCGCCTGACCAAGTACGGCGTCCGTTTCACCAGCCAGGTCTTCCCGGGCGATGACCTGGAAGCCAAGGCGACCGTCAAGGCCCTGTCCGAAAAGGACGGGGTCATGCTGGTGGAACTCGACGTCTCCACCACAAACCAGAACGGTGTTGAAGTGCTCAGCGGCTACGCTGAAGCCCGCATCGACGCCTGA
- a CDS encoding oxidoreductase yields MTFRALRLHKTDAAPEVRFEDLSDADLMDGDVTVRVEHSTINFKDGLAITGRSPIVRAWPLIPGIDFAGVVEASDHPDFKPGDRVVLNGWGVGEGHNGGYAQRARVRGDWLVKLPDGLTTDQAMAVGTAGYTSMLCVLGLERQGVTPDKGDILVTGAAGGVGSVAVALLARLGYRVVASSRRKDNETDYLTGLGAAEVIDAAEFQGPARMLGKERWAGAVDCVGSHTLANVISQTRYGGAVTACGLAQGMDLPGSVAPFILRGVVLAGIDSVMRPRPDRIEAWDRLAKDLDLAKLAAMTSRAKLEDLPRLAGEILDGKVRGRVVVDL; encoded by the coding sequence ATGACCTTTCGCGCCCTGCGCCTGCACAAGACCGACGCCGCGCCAGAGGTCCGCTTCGAGGACCTGTCGGACGCCGATCTGATGGATGGCGATGTCACCGTCCGGGTGGAGCACTCGACCATCAACTTCAAGGACGGCCTGGCCATCACCGGGCGCTCGCCCATTGTCCGCGCCTGGCCCCTCATTCCCGGGATTGATTTCGCAGGCGTGGTGGAGGCCTCCGACCATCCCGACTTCAAGCCCGGCGACCGGGTGGTGCTCAATGGCTGGGGGGTTGGCGAAGGCCACAATGGCGGCTACGCCCAGAGGGCTCGGGTCAGGGGGGACTGGCTGGTCAAGCTGCCGGACGGCCTCACCACCGATCAGGCGATGGCCGTCGGCACGGCAGGCTATACCTCCATGCTCTGCGTGCTGGGTCTGGAACGCCAGGGCGTGACGCCGGACAAGGGCGATATCCTGGTCACCGGCGCCGCCGGCGGCGTAGGCAGCGTGGCGGTCGCCCTGCTGGCCAGGCTTGGCTATCGGGTTGTCGCCTCATCCCGGCGCAAGGACAACGAGACCGACTATCTCACCGGGCTCGGCGCCGCCGAAGTGATCGACGCAGCAGAATTCCAGGGCCCCGCCCGTATGCTGGGCAAGGAACGCTGGGCCGGCGCTGTCGACTGCGTGGGCAGCCACACCCTGGCTAATGTCATTTCCCAGACCCGCTATGGCGGCGCTGTCACCGCCTGCGGCCTCGCCCAGGGGATGGACCTGCCGGGCTCGGTCGCGCCCTTCATCCTGCGGGGTGTGGTTCTGGCGGGCATAGACAGCGTCATGCGACCCAGGCCCGACCGCATCGAGGCCTGGGATCGTCTGGCCAAGGATCTGGATCTGGCCAAGCTGGCCGCCATGACCAGCCGCGCAAAACTTGAGGACCTGCCGCGACTTGCGGGCGAAATCCTCGACGGCAAGGTGCGCGGCCGGGTGGTAGTGGACCTCTAG
- a CDS encoding alpha-ketoglutarate permease, with protein MTKPSAPPSGAERLRSILAGAAGNLVECFDWFTYAAFALYFAKVFFPAGDQTAQLLNSAAVYAVGFFARPVGAWLMGLYGDRIGRRAAMIASVWLMCLGSMTIALCPGYEKIGIAAPIILVLARILQGISMGGEYGTSATYMSEMAGRHNRGFWSGIFYATLMAGQLLSLCLLLILNQLLSQAEMQAWGWRIPFFIGGALALAVFWFRQGMDETPSFKARTGERATTWGLLKKHPRESLLVMGLTAGGTLGYYTFGTYIQKFLANTSGFTKDQASQITAIAMLIFILAQPVMGALSDKVGRRPLLIGFGIVGSLITWPVLATLARTHDMLSAIGLVTGALLVVSAYTSVNGIVKAELFPTEVRALGVALPYSIANALFGGTAEFVALWFKKAGHETWFFTYVTVVIAGSLLVYITMRDTKKHSQIIED; from the coding sequence ATGACCAAGCCATCTGCGCCGCCGTCGGGGGCCGAACGCTTGCGGTCAATTCTGGCCGGAGCGGCGGGAAATCTGGTCGAATGTTTTGACTGGTTCACCTACGCCGCCTTCGCCCTCTATTTCGCCAAGGTCTTCTTCCCGGCCGGGGACCAGACCGCCCAGCTCCTGAACTCCGCCGCGGTCTATGCCGTGGGCTTTTTCGCCCGGCCCGTGGGCGCCTGGCTGATGGGACTGTACGGCGACCGGATTGGCCGACGCGCCGCCATGATCGCCTCGGTCTGGCTGATGTGCCTTGGCTCCATGACCATCGCCCTCTGCCCCGGCTATGAGAAGATCGGCATTGCTGCGCCGATCATCCTGGTCCTGGCCCGTATCCTTCAGGGGATCAGTATGGGCGGGGAGTATGGAACCAGCGCCACCTACATGTCCGAGATGGCCGGACGGCATAACCGGGGCTTCTGGTCAGGTATCTTCTACGCGACCCTCATGGCGGGACAACTCCTGTCCCTCTGCCTGCTGTTGATCCTCAACCAACTCCTCTCCCAGGCCGAAATGCAGGCCTGGGGCTGGCGCATACCCTTCTTCATCGGCGGGGCCCTGGCCCTGGCCGTCTTCTGGTTCCGGCAGGGCATGGATGAGACCCCGTCCTTCAAGGCCAGGACAGGCGAAAGGGCCACCACCTGGGGCCTGTTGAAGAAACATCCCCGGGAAAGCCTGCTGGTGATGGGGCTGACCGCCGGCGGCACCCTGGGCTATTACACCTTCGGCACCTACATCCAGAAGTTCCTGGCCAATACTTCGGGCTTCACCAAGGACCAGGCCAGCCAGATCACCGCCATCGCCATGCTGATCTTCATCCTGGCCCAACCGGTCATGGGCGCCCTGTCCGACAAGGTCGGTCGCCGCCCCCTGCTGATCGGCTTCGGCATTGTCGGCAGCCTGATCACCTGGCCGGTCCTGGCGACCCTGGCCAGGACCCATGACATGCTGAGCGCCATCGGCCTGGTCACGGGCGCCCTGCTGGTGGTCAGCGCCTACACCTCGGTGAACGGCATTGTGAAGGCTGAACTCTTCCCCACCGAGGTCCGCGCCCTGGGGGTCGCCCTGCCCTATTCCATCGCCAACGCCCTGTTCGGCGGCACGGCGGAATTTGTCGCCCTATGGTTCAAAAAGGCAGGGCATGAGACCTGGTTCTTCACCTATGTGACGGTGGTGATCGCCGGTTCCCTTCTGGTCTACATCACCATGCGCGACACCAAGAAACACAGCCAGATCATCGAGGATTGA